In one Cervus canadensis isolate Bull #8, Minnesota chromosome 22, ASM1932006v1, whole genome shotgun sequence genomic region, the following are encoded:
- the LTF gene encoding lactotransferrin: MKLFVPALLALGAVGLCLAAPRKNVRWCAISQPEWSKCYRWQWRMKKLGTPSVTCVRRTSALECIRAIAAKKADAVTLDSGLVFEAGLDPYKLRPVAAEIYGTEKSPQTHYYAVAVVKKGSNFQLDQLQGRKSCHTGLGRSAGWNIPIGILRPSLGWTESLEPLQGAVAKFFSASCVPCVDGKAYPNLCQLCKGTGENQCACSPREPYFGYSGAFRCLQEGAGDVAFVKETTVFENLPEKADRDQYELLCLNNSRAPVDAFKECHLAQVPSHAVVARSVDGKEDLIWQLLSKAQEKFGKNKSQSFQLFGSPGSQRDLLFKDSALGFLRIPSKIDSELYLGARYLTALKNLRETEEEVKARSTRVVWCAVGPEEQKKCQQWSQQSDQSVTCATASTTDDCIALVLKGEADALSLDGGYIYTAGKCGLVPVMAENRKSSKDSSLDCVLRPTEGYLAVAVVKKANEGLTWNSLKGKKSCHTAVDRTAGWNIPMGLIANQTGSCKFDEFFSQSCAPGADPKSSLCALCAGDDQGLDKCVPNTKEKYYGYTGAFRCLAEDVGDVAFVKNDTVWENTNGESSADWAKNLNREDFRLLCLDGTRKPVTEAQSCHLAAAPSHAVVSRSDRAAHVEQVLLHQQALFGRNGKDCPDKFCLFKSETKNLLFNDNTECLAKLEGRPTYEKYLGTEYVTAIANLKKCSTSPLLEACAFLTR; the protein is encoded by the exons GCAAAAAAGGCAGATGCTGTGACCCTGGATAGTGGCTTGGTGTTTGAGGCGGGCCTGGACCCTTACAAACTGCGGCCAGTAGCGGCAGAGATCTACGGGACGGAAAAGT CTCCCCAAACCCACTATTATGCTGTGGCCGTTGTGAAGAAGGGCAGCAACTTTCAGCTGGACCAACTGCAAGGCCGGAAGTCCTGCCACACAGGCCTTGGCAGGTCTGCTGGGTGGAACATCCCTATCGGAATCCTTCGCCCATCCTTGGGCTGGACAGAGTCACTCGAGCCCCTCCAGGGAG CTGTGGCTAAATTCTTCTCTGCCAGCTGTGTTCCCTGTGTTGATGGAAAAGCGTACCCCAACCTGTGTCAACTGTGCAAGGGGACGGGGGAGAACCAGTGCGCCTGCTCCCCCCGGGAACCATACTTCGGGTATTCCGGTGCCTTCAG GTGTCTGCAGGAGGGGGCTGGAGATGTGGCTTTTGTCAAGGAGACGACAGTGTTTG agAACTTGCCAGAGAAGGCTGACAGGGACCAGTATGAGCTGCTCTGCCTGAACAACTCTCGGGCGCCAGTGGATGCATTCAAGGAGTGCCACCTGGCTCAGGTCCCTTCTCATGCTGTTGTGGCCCGAAGTGTGGATGGCAAGGAGGACTTGATCTGGCAGCTTCTCAGCAAGGCACAG GAGAAGTTTGGAAAAAACAAGTCTCAGAGCTTCCAGCTCTTTGGCTCTCCAGGCAGCCAGAGGGACCTGCTGTTCAAAGACTCTGCGCTTGGGTTTTTGAGGATCCCCTCAAAGATAGATTCGGAGCTGTACCTGGGCGCCCGCTACTTGACCGCCTTGAAGAACCTCAGGGAAA CTGAGGAGGAGGTGAAGGCAAGGTCCACGCGGGTGGTGTGGTGTGCGGTGGGGCCCGAGGAGCAGAAGAAGTGTCAACAATGGAGCCAGCAGAGCGACCAGAGCGTGACCTGTGCCACAGCCTCCACCACCGACGACTGCATCGCCCTGGTGCTG AAAGGAGAAGCGGATGCCCTGAGCTTGGATGGAGGATATATCTACACTGCGGGCAAGTGTGGTCTGGTGCCTGTCATGGCAGAGAACCGGA aATCCTCCAAAGACAGTAGCTTAGATTGTGTGCTGAGACCAACGGAAG GGTACCTTGCTGTGGCAGTTGTCAAGAAAGCAAATGAGGGGCTCACTTGGAATTCTCTGAAAGGCAAGAAGTCATGCCACACTGCCGTGGACAGGACTGCAGGCTGGAACATCCCCATGGGCCTGATTGCCAACCAGACAGGCTCCTGCAAATTTG atgaattctttagtCAGAGCTGTGCCCCTGGGGCCGACCCAAAATCCAGTCTCTGTGCACTGTGTGCTGGTGACGACCAGGGCCTGGACAAGTGTGTGCCCAACACTAAGGAGAAGTACTATGGCTACACCGGGGCTTTCAG GTGCCTGGCTGAGGACGTTGGGGACGTTGCATTTGTGAAAAATGACACAGTCTGGGAGAACACTAATG GAGAGAGCAGTGCAGACTGGGCTAAGAACTTGAACCGCGAGGACTTCAGGTTGCTCTGCCTCGATGGCACCAGGAAGCCTGTGACGGAGGCTCAGAGCTGCCACCTGGCGGCGGCCCCAAGTCACGCTGTGGTGTCTCGGAGCGATCGGGCAGCACATGTGGAACAGGTGCTGCTCCACCAGCAG GCTCTGTTCGGGAGAAATGGAAAAGACTGCCCGGACAAGTTTTGTTTGTTCAAATCTGAAACCAAAAACCTTCTGTTCAATGACAACACTGAGTGTCTGGCCAAACTTGAAGGCAGACCAACGTATGAAAAATATCTGGGGACAGAGTATGTCACGGCTATTGCCAACctgaaaaaatgctcaacctcCC CGCTTCTGGAAGCCTGCGCCTTCCTGACGAGGTAA